Proteins from one Plodia interpunctella isolate USDA-ARS_2022_Savannah chromosome 7, ilPloInte3.2, whole genome shotgun sequence genomic window:
- the LOC128671353 gene encoding mucin-2-like: MCVMESNVRTINYQLWCAVVMLLVVVEVACLSGPNVCVVKQKYNITKRVKYRAPMSVRTYEWCFSMPPRCSRWDTEMRDLTRLETEERTAEVSVCCPGYKMQDISCVPICPNGKTGASCSQGCPPNKWGPNCVHECRSCSNNGSCSPITGACVCQDGWQGESCQTSMSTTTSTTTMKEILTTLNTTQVSTTTTTVIPTPSSTTIPSTKTTVPSTTSVATKTTTETTTPLPSTVKNISTTKTPVVTTKLSTIYNSPISIFTTVMPATEIVTNKIIEINNIAYNRTEPTANSHKGIFTEATTLGNRMTTIFSNTTLSTSSSPSTFAPTTTRATKGIPITETTKKPETTVKVNHTTMKFKPKEIWIKPAQKGESPILEIKTLHSHESHTKNKPAAKKELAPETTTPKTIIVSIIPTSVSYATFRKIALSTASYVAQKNVTAVRAYSQPIEVTSSMSISTSTSTSAKLNTLPLKQTTVNPSFSVNVTKAQYSTTAPTRGHPSTKSIFVNNKTNSMISTTVVRMSTSNSLTMTSSTNSPTTKHGTSFKKYVASYTTSTIKPVSNVTEQSTLKYFTTKHNIEAKQKNVTLSNRDKTLPKVKNEVIEKSNVTKQNSSSAVNTKSKTNTVTARPGEGEETFHILTEPEHITAVMGEKGTDRSSVDLISVISIAGGIMMAVITVAVVIVMIERCKRPRYEDVRKINDVRMQVMIDSNDVPPPYVRSIFHTPLPEPPNSEKCHYQPISTLDRNLKQFMRPVVVQTISPMMLENFRGILECHYDHLPQRSQEFGTLPARFATTPSMSNGGELSGPRALSVTESTIEALKCEAKLDVIDNTTSEPLYAEIPCWRPPSEHAIEIININGEAVTEL, from the exons ATGTGTGTGATGGAAAGCAATGTGCGGACTATAAACTATCAGTTATGGTGTGCTGTGGTGATGTTATTGGTGGTGGTGGAGGTGGCCTGCCTCAGTGGGCCCAATGTCTGCGTGGTCAAGCAGAA ATACAACATAACGAAGAGGGTGAAGTACCGCGCGCCGATGTCTGTGCGCACTTACGAATGGTGTTTCTCCATGCCACCGCGCTGCTCTCGGTGGGACACCGAGATGAGGGACCTGACCAGGCTAGAA ACAGAGGAGAGGACGGCTGAGGTGTCTGTGTGTTGCCCAGGGTATAAAATGCAAGATATATCTTGCGTCCCTATCTGTCCTAATGGAAAGACTGGAGCAAGCTGTTCTCAGG GATGTCCTCCAAATAAATGGGGGCCAAACTGTGTACATGAGTGTAGAAGCTGTTCAAACAATGGTTCCTGCTCCCCTATCACCGGGGCATGTGTATGCCAAGACGGATGGCAAGGTGAGAG CTGTCAAACAAGCATGTCTACAACAACTTCTACGACAACAATGAAAGAAATACTAACAACCTTGAATACTACTCAAGTTTCCACAACTACAACTACTGTTATCCCAACACCTAGTAGCACAACAATACCTTCAACTAAAACAACAGTCCCTTCTACTACAAGTGTTGCTACTAAAACAACAACTGAAACAACAACGCCATTGCCGTccactgtaaaaaatattagtacaacAAAAACACCGGTTGTTACAACCAAACTTTCCACTATATATAATTCACCAATATCAATATTCACAACTGTAATGCCAGCAACAGAAATCGtcaccaataaaattatagaaattaacaatataGCGTATAATAGAACTGAACCAACAGCAAATTCGCATAAAGGTATATTTACTGAAGCAACTACACTAGGAAATAGAATGACGACAATCTTTAGTAATACAACTCTATCAACTTCAAGTTCCCCATCAACATTTGCACCAACAACGACGAGAGCAACGAAAGGGATTCCAATCACAGAAACTACGAAAAAACCAGAAACTACAGTCAAAGTTAATCATACAACGATGAAGTTCAAGCCAAAGGAAATATGGATAAAGCCAGCTCAAAAAGGTGAATCCccaattttagaaattaaaactcTGCACAGCCATGaatctcatacaaaaaataaaccagcAGCAAAGAAGGAGCTGGCTCCAGAAACTACCACACCGAAGACCATTATTGTGTCAATTATTCCAACGTCTGTTTCGTATGCAACATTCAGAAAGATTGCGTTGTCTACAGCATCATACGTGGCCCAAAAAAACGTTACAGCAGTAAGAGCTTATAGTCAACCTATTGAAGTTACAAGTTCTATGTCCATTTCAACGTCTACATCAACATCTGCAAAACTGAACACTTTACCATTGAAGCAAACTACTGTCAATCCATCATTCTCTGTAAACGTTACTAAAGCACAATACAGTACCACGGCACCCACAAGAGGACATCCTTCAACtaaatctatttttgtaaataataaaactaacagCATGATAAGCACGACTGTAGTTAGAATGAGTACCTCTAATTCTCTAACCATGACTTCTTCGACTAATTCACCAACAACAAAACATGGCACTTCGTTCAAAAAGTATGTAGCCTCATATACTACAAGTACAATAAAACCTGTGTCTAACGTGACAGAACaaagtacattaaaatattttactacaaaaCATAACATTGAAGCAAAACAGAAAAATGTAACACTTTCAAATAGAGATAAAACTTTACCCAAAGTGAAGAACGAAGTTATCGAAAAGTCTAACGTTACTAAACAGAATTCTTCAAGTGCTGTTAACACTAAATCTAAAACTAATACAGTCACAGCTAGACCTGGTGAAGGTGAAGaaacttttcatattttgacaGAACCGGAGCATATAACTGCAGTTATGGGAGAAAAAGGAACTGATAGGAGCTCAGTAGATCTTATATCAGTAATAAGTATTGCTGGTGGTATAATGATGGCAGTCATCACTGTAGCTGTAGTCATTGTGATGATAGAGAGATGCAAGAGACCGAGGTATGAAGATGTTAGAAAAATCAATGATGTAAGGATGCAAGTCATGATTGACAGTAATGATGTACCCCCACCATACGTGAGGAGCATATTCCACACACCATTGCCTG aaccACCTAATTCAGAGAAATGTCATTATCAGCCCATATCAACACTGGACCGAAAtctaaaacaatttatgaGGCCTGTTGTAGTACAAACAATTTCACCCATGATGCTAGAAAACTTTAGAG GTATTCTAGAATGCCATTATGACCACTTGCCGCAAAGAAGCCAAGAATTTGGAACACTTCCAGCTCGATTTGCTACAACGCCATCTATGTCTAACGGCGGTGAACTAAGTGGACCCCGTGCGCTCTCAGTAACAGAATCAACTATAGAAGCATTGAAATGTGAGGCGAAATTAGATGTAATTGACAACACAACCTCTGAGCCTTTGTATGCAGAAATACCTTGCTGGAGGCCACCCTCTGAACATGCAATCGAAATTATCAACATTAATGGAGAGGCCGTAACCGAATTATGA